A window of the Hordeum vulgare subsp. vulgare chromosome 5H, MorexV3_pseudomolecules_assembly, whole genome shotgun sequence genome harbors these coding sequences:
- the LOC123399260 gene encoding probable mixed-linked glucan synthase 7, producing MLMTYITKKHDYVATLDEKESPADEKSANVERLLVRTTKLTTVTIKLYRLMIVVRMAIFVLFFKWRIGTALAMTSNGTSTARAMWTVSIAGELWFALMWVLDQLPKMQPVRRTVFATALEESLLPTMDVFVTTADPDKEPPLVTVNTILSILAADYPPDKLTCYVSDDGGALLTPEAVVEAARFAGLWVPFCRKHGVEPRNPEAYFSHGVKVRVVSRADYKGRSWPELARDRRRVRREYEELRLRVDALHAGDVQRPWRSRGTPEDHAGVVEVLVDPPSCTPEPGVSGNLLDLSSVDVRVPALVYMCREKRRGRAHHRKAGAMNALLRTSAVLSNAPFILNLDCDHYVNNSQALRAGVCLMLDRGGSDVAFVQFPQRFDGVDPADRYANHNRVFFDCTELGLDGLQGPIYVGTGCMFRRAALYSVDPPLWWSHGDSDAGKDVAAEADKFGVSTPFLGSVRAALNLNRSEQRNTGTSPPCSFDAAAVGEATALVSCGYEDRTAWGREIGWIYGTVTEDVATGFCMHRRGWRSAYCATAPDAFRGTAPINLTDRLHQVLRWAAGSLEIFFSRNNALFAGPRLHPLQRLAYLNTTVYPFTSIFLLVYCLLPAIPLVTRSAFPVSMPPSSTYMAFVAALMLTLAMVAVLEVRWSGITLGEWWRNEQFWMVSATSAYAAAVVQVALKVLAGKEIAFKLTSKRRASGSGGGGVVKGRFAELYAVRWTVLMVPTAVVLAVNVASMAAAVQERRWRKGPAAVLATAFNAWVVVHLHPFALGLMGRWSKTLSPLLLLVVAFTILSLCFLLHLHMF from the exons ATGTTAATGACATATATCACCAAGAAGCATGACTATGTTGCAACCTTGGATGAGAAGGAGTCGCCCGCGGATGAGAAGTCGGCCAATGTCGAGAGGTTGCTTGTCCGGACCACAAAACTTACAACAGTTACCATCAAGTTGTACAG GCTCATGATCGTTGTTCGGATGGCCATCTTCGTGCTGTTCTTCAAATGGCGAATCGGCACTGCTCTTGCGATGACCAGCAACGGCACAAGTACAGCTCGTGCAATGTGGACGGTGTCCATCGCCGGGGAGCTCTGGTTCGCCCTAATGTGGGTGCTGGACCAGCTGCCCAAGATGCAGCCTGTCCGGCGCACCGTCTTCGCCACCGCGCTGGAGGAGTCGCTGCTTCCGACCATGGATGTGTTCGTCACCACCGCCGACCCCGACAAGGAGCCGCCGCTGGTGACCGTGAACACTATCCTCTCCATCCTTGCCGCCGACTatcccccagacaagctcacatGCTACGTCTCAGACGACGGCGGCGCTCTGCTCACGCCCGAGGCTGTGGTGGAGGCTGCCCGGTTCGCCGGACTGTGGGTGCCGTTCTGCCGGAAGCACGGGGTTGAGCCGAGGAACCCAGAGGCCTACTTCAGCCACGGCGTTAAGGTGAGGGTGGTGTCAAGGGCTGACTATAAGGGAAGATCGTGGCCGGAACTGGCACGGGACAGAAGGCGTGTGCGCCGGGAGTACGAAGAACTGCGGCTGCGGGTCGACGCGCTTCACGCCGGAGACGTGCAGCGCCCGTGGCGGTCGCGCGGCACGCCGGAAGATCATGCCGGAGTTGTTGAGGTGCTAGTGGATCCTCCCAGCTGTACGCCAGAGCCCGGCGTCAGTGGTAATCTACTGGACCTCAGCTCCGTCGATGTGCGGGTTCCAGCGCTCGTGTACATGTGCCGGGAGAAGCGCCGCGGCCGCGCGCACCACCGGAAGGCAGGTGCCATGAACGCGCTGCTCCGGACCTCGGCCGTGCTCTCCAACGCGCCCTTCATCCTCAACCTCGACTGCGACCACTACGTCAACAACTCGCAGGCCCTCCGCGCGGGCGTCTGCCTCATGCTCGACCGCGGCGGCAGCGACGTGGCGTTTGTCCAGTTCCCGCAGCGCTTCGACggcgtcgaccccgccgaccggtACGCCAACCACAACCGCGTCTTCTTCGACTGCACGGAGCTCGGCCTCGACGGCCTCCAGGGACCCATTTACGTGGGCACCGGGTGCATGTTTCGCCGTGCGGCGCTATACAGCGTCGACCCGCCGCTCTGGTGGTCACATGGCGACAGCGACGCCGGCAAGGACGTCGCTGCAGAGGCCGACAAGTTTGGCGTTTCGACGCCGTTCCTTGGCTCGGTGCGTGCGGCCTTGAACTTGAACCGGTCGGAGCAACGGAACACAGGTACTTCACCGCCGTGCTCGTTCGACGCGGCTGCCGTCGGCGAGGCCACCGCGCTCGTCTCGTGCGGCTACGAAGACAGGACGGCATGGGGCAGGGAAATCGGCTGGATATACGGGACGGTGACAGAGGACGTGGCCACGGGCTTCTGCATGCACCGGCGAGGGTGGCGCTCCGCCTACTGCGCCACCGCGCCGGACGCGTTCCGCGGCACGGCGCCCATCAACCTCACAGACCGGCTGCACCAGGTCCTCCGCTGGGCGGCGGGCTCCCTCGAGATATTCTTCTCCCGCAACAACGCCCTCTTCGCCGGGCCCCGGCTCCACCCGCTGCAGCGGCTGGCGTACCTCAACACGACGGTGTACCCGTtcacctccatcttcctcctgGTCTACTGCCTCTTGCCGGCGATCCCGCTCGTGACCCGGAGCGCCTTCCCAGTCAGCATGCCGCCGTCGTCCACGTACATGGCCTTTGTGGCGGCACTGATGCTGACGCTGGCCATGGTGGCCGTGCTGGAGGTGAGGTGGTCGGGCATAACGCTGGGCGAGTGGTGGCGGAACGAGCAGTTCTGGATGGTTTCCGCCACGAGCGCGTACGCGGCCGCGGTGGTGCAGGTGGCGCTCAAGGTTTTGGCGGGGAAGGAGATAGCGTTCAAGCTGACGTCCAAGCGGCGCGCGtcgggctccggcggcggcggcgtagtAAAAGGCAGGTTCGCGGAGCTGTACGCCGTGAGATGGACGGTGCTAATGGTTCCGACGGCGGTGGTGCTGGCGGTGAACGTGGCGTCCATGGCAGCGGCAGTACAGGAGAGGCGGTGGAGGAAGGGCCCCGCGGCGGTGCTCGCGACGGCGTTCAACGCTTGGGTGGTGGTGCATCTCCACCCCTTCGCCCTTGGGCTCATGGGCCGTTGGAGCAAGACGTTGAGCCCCCTGCTCTTGCTTGTCGTAGCGTTCACAATTCTATCACTATGTTTTCTCCTCCATTTGCATATGTTTTAA
- the LOC123399259 gene encoding ribosomal RNA large subunit methyltransferase E — MSGATGTADFFYREALRLGYVARSAFKLIQIQKQHKLIAPGAAVLDLGCAPGAWLQVACQNLGPLEKGGLVVGVDVKKVKVPSAHCDSRVRTVCADVMALMKQQARAMSPQERGFSVILSDMCPVVSGITTRDEAISCELGMRALSLAVGKIKLKESADYSVTMERFQSSMGPDPDEDGVLRRGGSLVIKFLENEDIPGFNKFCKEKFKKVSLLRPKATRSSSREIYMICEGLR, encoded by the exons ATGAGCGGCGCGACGGGCACCGCCGACTTCTTCTACCGGGAGGCGCTGCGCCTCGGCTACGTCGCCCGCTCCGCCTTCAAG CTGATCCAGATACAGAAGCAGCACAAGCTCATCGCCCCGGGCGCCGCCGTGCTCGACCTCGGGTGCgcccccggggcgtggctccaggtGGCCTGCCAGAACCTCGGCCCGCTCGAGAAGGGCGGCCTGGTCGTCGGCGTCGATGTCAAG AAGGTGAAGGTCCCCTCGGCGCACTGCGACTCGCGGGTCAGGACCGTCTGTGCCGATGTGATGGCTCTCATGAAGCAGCAAGCCCGAGCGATGTCGCCACAG GAACGAGGATTTTCTGTGATATTATCCGACATGTGTCCGGTAGTTTCAGGGATCACAACCAGAGATGAAGCTATATCTTGTGAGCTGGGCATGCGTGCACTCTCATTGGCAGTTGGCAAGATAAAATTGAAAGAATCGGCTGACTATAGTGTGACTATGGAGAGGTTTCAGAGCTCCATGGGCCCTGATCCCGATGAGGATGGTGTTCTTAGGCGCGGGGGTAGCCTAGTAATCAAGTTTCTTGAGAACGAGGATATACCAG GGTTTAACAAATTTTGCAAAGAGAAGTTTAAGAAAGTATCTCTGCTGAGGCCTAAGGCAACGAGGTCTAGTTCGAGGGAGATCTACATGATCTGCGAAGGTTTGCGGTAG